The following proteins are encoded in a genomic region of Pungitius pungitius chromosome 17, fPunPun2.1, whole genome shotgun sequence:
- the tril gene encoding TLR4 interactor with leucine rich repeats: MDTGYFLAGTCLVLLSLNGFVFPSQATGFCPDRCDCQNPQHLMCTNRGLRSLPQPVAREPGEVLIFSLGGNFIGNISAFDFRRYSNLVRLNLQYNQIQTIHPKAFEKLNKLEELYLGHNGLLNIPAGALQPLKKLTILCGNNNNIRKITPELFTNLDKLVKLRLDDNSIDVLPDFVFKSLTSLHYLHLESNKVQHIHRNAFSDLSNLRFLNLAQNKLSAVRNAVTFSQLTALTTLLLSENEIQHVGNRAFQNLKKLSKLSLSDNRISRLDSGALKGLWRLRELQIDGNELEEIPAGVLNSLERIEELDFSRNRISSVDSSAFSQLKHLRVLKLKNNALTSLSGDIFALNNLLGDLDLHGNKWTCDCRLEEPKRWMTAAHSQGELLSVLVQCHRPASLKGKYLDYVNSSQLQPLGNWTHLCRSQVEPEESRGGHALVKVEEKEVRMVDTMKQMGGGEEVQAEETEGVGLRQAYRDGVIRKEEREERKKAGAEEVGIQGDQRVLAGAESSSTHERKKPKKEPLGPRSRPAAEAAGRRAKGRRRSNGGPRTDPTGHAGNHVRNSTNPNAWPTTTPPVRPGEKFDLLRSSDQEEAPPVITDPCLFNRHIITNVSVAQVTSSTVTIYWTTKDHRRYAPGLGQGQDKVQYRILFDRFGHADRFPRYVYAVGTARAVTLRELSADVTYMVCVEGVVGGSVCQVAPRDHCAGLVTLPEVPGRGGTLTSDLQLVTVATLAGNAALLLVIGGFWLGRRLKRRLQRRKSAVHVRRMYSTRRPFRPGAAAAAAPLSADFTSYQSSYQSSRQARLPPLEEGDLIEFPCERFMDGSMQRFSD; the protein is encoded by the coding sequence ATGGATACCGGCTACTTCCTGGCGGGGACCTGCTTGGTGCTGCTGTCGCTCAACGGGTTCGTCTTTCCCTCGCAGGCGACGGGCTTTTGTCCCGACCGATGTGACTGTCAGAACCCGCAGCACCTCATGTGCACCAATCGAGGCTTGCGCTCTCTGCCGCAACCCGTTGCGCGGGAGCCCGGAGAGGTGCTCATCTTCAGCCTAGGTGGTAACTTCATTGGTAACATCTCCGCCTTTGACTTCAGACGGTACAGTAATCTCGTACGGTTGAATTTGCAATACAATCAGATACAAACTATTCACCCCAAAGCATTTGAGAAACTCAACAAGTTGGAGGAGCTGTACTTGGGACATAATGGGTTATTGAATATACCCGCTGGTGCTCTACAACCCCTAAAGAAATTAACTATTCTTTgtggaaataataacaatattagGAAAATCACACCGGAGCTCTTTACTAATTTGGATAAACTTGTTAAATTGCGGCTGGATGACAACTCAATAGACGTTCTGCCGGACTTTGTGTTTAAAAGTTTGACCAGCCTACATTATCTCCATCTGGAATCCAACAAAGTGCAGCATATTCACAGAAACGCGTTCTCTGACCTCTCCAACCTGCGCTTTCTAAACCTGGCCCAGAACAAGCTGTCAGCCGTGCGCAATGCAGTCACCTTCTCCCAACTCACAGCGCTGACCACTCTGCTGCTGTCTGAAAATGAGATCCAGCACGTTGGGAACCGCGCCTTCCAAAACCTGAAAAAGCTGTCAAAACTGTCCCTCAGCGACAACAGAATCTCTCGGCTGGACAGCGGGGCTCTGAAGGGGCTGTGGAGGCTCAGAGAGCTTCAGATCGACGGCAACGAGCTGGAGGAAATCCCCGCCGGGGTCCTGAACTCTCTGGAGCGCATCGAGGAGCTGGACTTCAGCCGCAACCGGATTTCCAGCGTGGACTCCTCTGCCTTTTCCCAACTCAAACACCTGAGGGTACTCAAGCTGAAGAACAACGCGCTCACCAGCCTGTCCGGGGACATTTTCGCCCTCAACAACTTGCTTGGCGACCTggatctccatggcaacaagtGGACGTGCGACTGTCGACTGGAGGAGCCGAAAAGGTGGATGACTGCTGCGCATTCCCAGGGCGAATTGTTGAGTGTTTTGGTGCAGTGTCACCGCCCGGCATCACTGAAGGGGAAATATCTGGACTATGTGAACAGCTCCCAGCTGCAGCCTCTCGGGAACTGGACCCACTTGTGCAGGAGCCAGGTTGAGCCCGAGGAGAGCCGGGGAGGGCACGCGTTGGTAAAGGTGGAGGAAAAAGAGGTCAGGATGGTGGATACAATGAAGCAGATGGGCGGAGGTGAAGAAGTGCAGGCGGAGGAGACGGAAGGCGTTGGTTTGAGGCAGGCGTATAGGGATGGAGTCATCAGGAAGGAAgagcgggaggagaggaagaaggcaGGAGCGGAGGAGGTGGGAATCCAAGGAGACCAAAGGGTTCTTGCGGGGGCAGAGTCCTCATCTAcacatgaaagaaagaaaccaaAGAAAGAGCCGCTCGGCCCAAGGTCACGACCTGCTGCAGAGGCTGCTGGTAGACGAGCCAAAGGTAGACGCAGGTCAAATGGCGGCCCCAGAACCGATCCAACAGGTCACGCCGGAAACCATGTCAGGAACTCCACAAATCCAAACGCATGGCCCACCACCACTCCACCGGTCCGCCCAGGAGAAAAGTTTGATCTTCTGAGGTCGTCGGATCAGGAAGAGGCTCCGCCTGTGATCACAGATCCTTGTCTGTTCAACCGCCACATCATCACCAATGTTTCAGTGGCTCAAGTGACATCCAGTACTGTCACCATCTACTGGACCACCAAAGACCACCGGCGCTACGCGCCAGGACTCGGACAGGGCCAAGATAAAGTCCAGTACCGGATTCTGTTCGACCGCTTTGGCCACGCGGATCGCTTCCCCCGCTACGTGTACGCCGTTGGCACGGCTCGCGCCGTGACCCTCCGAGAACTCAGCGCTGACGTGACCTACATGGTGTGCGTGGAAGGCGTAGTCGGGGGCTCCGTGTGTCAAGTTGCTCCCCGTGACCACTGTGCCGGTCTGGTGACTCTACCCGAGGTGCCCGGGCGTGGAGGCACGCTGACCTCCGACCTCCAGCTGGTGACGGTGGCCACACTGGCCGGGAACGCCGCGCTGCTGCTGGTCATTGGCGGCTTCTGGCTGGGGCGCCGCCTGAAGCggaggctgcagaggaggaagtcgGCCGTGCACGTGCGGCGCATGTACTCCACGCGGAGGCCGTTTCGCCcgggcgcggcggcggcggcggcccctcTGTCCGCCGACTTCACCAGCTACCAGAGCAGCTACCAGAGCAGCCGTCaggcgcgcctcccccccctagAGGAAGGGGACCTCATCGAGTTCCCTTGTGAGCGCTTTATGGACGGAAGCATGCAGAGATTCTCTGACTAG
- the LOC119219296 gene encoding oxysterol-binding protein-related protein 3-like isoform X2, producing the protein MAACTQDSQETRHAAGRRRSARETTMTTPSPTHSDGSGSSKHVRNQDSWEIVEGLRGVPASTREPDRQEGFLLKRRKWPMKGWHKRYFMLDKGILKYGKRGADLQKGKLHGCIDVGLSVMSIKKKAMCIDLDTEDNIYHLKVKAPELFEEWVSKLRHHRVFRQNEIAMYPNESPLFNPHASSSPSLGDTLRKRATLTKQASVVQQAKVSSWLHSSEDMDKCCKDLEECESYLLELNLLLKSMEVLHRTYSAPAISALQASNYDMPKKEKRPRRWRSKNNGKETKVNLQVPSCISSQSPRLHASNPNLSTTGSNPQEASPESPDSPTNASRLQGDFCLLANNIHTSLKSAFSSLVAERDRMRQTIDRQAPQPAQVVGLKTAYASECPGGSHSLVHQLSNESKASISESISEFFDAQEYLLSSSSSENEVSDDDSYISDVSDSISVDTYSNEGGSERHNSVSSALTPARRRSTLPSTSPTSTVSLWNILKNNIGKDLSKVAMPVQLNEPLNTLQRLCEELEYSELLDTANQTRDPYQRMVYVATFAITAYASTYHRAGSKPFNPVLGETYECDRPDKSFRFIAEQVSHHPPVSACHSDSRNFAFWQDVRWKNKFWGKSMEIVPMGTTHVTLPAFGDHYEWNKVTSCIHNILSGQRWIEHYGEMSIKNLNSDACQCKVTFVKARSWSSTVNEIEGVVTDSNGKVVHSIFGKWHESVFQGDPPLATCIWRANPMPVNQDQYYGFTQFAVELNELDSTLRPLLPPTDTRFRPDQRLLEEGNAEGAEEQKQRIERLQRERRKVLQDNNMTHQPRFFKKSDNDTWVSNNSYWERRRDPGFSQMDFPLLW; encoded by the exons ATGGCAGCTTGTACTCAAGACTCTCAAG AAACGAGACACGCGGCAGGCAGAAGGCGCTCCGCTCGCGAGACCACGATGACGACGCCGTCGCCCACTCACAGTGACGGAAGCGGCTCCTCCAAGCACGTCAGGAACCAG GACAGCTGGGAGATTGTGGAGGGGCTCAGGGGGGTTCCTGCCAGCACGCGTGAGCCCGACAGACAGGAGGGCTTCCTGCTCAAGAGGAGGAAGTGGCCCATGAAGGGGTGGCACAAG AGATACTTCATGCTGGATAAAGGCATCTTGAAGTATGGAAAGCGGGGAGCTGAT CTGCAGAAGGGAAAGCTTCACGGCTGCATCGACGTTGGCCTCTCCGTCATGTCGATCAAGAAGAAAGCCATGTGCATCGACCTGGACACGGAGGATAACATCTATCACTTGAAg GTCAAGGCTCCGGAGCTGTTTGAGGAGTGGGTGTCAAAGCTGCGTCATCACCGCGTGTTTCGCCAGAACGAGATCGCCATGTATCCCAACGAGAGTCCCCTCTTCAACCCCCACGcctcgtcctccccctccctcggcgACACCCTGAGAAAG AGGGCTACTCTCACCAAGCAGGCGTCTGTGGTCCAACAGGCGAAGGTCAGTTCTTGGCTGCATTCTTCAGAGGACATGGACAAGTGCTGCAAAG ACTTGGAGGAATGTGAGTCGTACCTGCTGGAACTCAACCTGCTGCTGAAGAGCATGGAGGTCCTCCACCGCACCTACTCCGCCCCGGCCATCAGTGCACTACAA GCTTCTAACTATGACATGcccaaaaaagagaagaggccAAGGAGATGGCGATCCAAAAACAACGGCAAAGAAACCAAAGTCAACCTGCAG GTCCCGAGCTGCATCTCCTCTCAATCCCCTCGTCTGCACGCCTCCAACCCCAATCTCTCCACCACGGGCTCAAACCCCCAGGAGGCCTCCCCCGAATCCCCGGACTCGCCCACGAACGCGTCCCGTCTGCAGGGGGACTTCTGCTTGCTGGCCAACAACA TCCACACCTCTCTGAAATCGGCCTTCAGTTCTCTGGTCGCGGAGAGAGACCGAATGAGGCAAACCATCGACAGGCAGGCACCCCAGCCAGCGCAGGTCGTCGGCCTGAAGACGGCCTATGCCTCG GAATGTCCCGGAGGGTCTCACTCCTTGGTCCACCAGTTGTCCAACGAGAGCAAGGCATCGATCTCCGAGTCGATATCAGAGTTCTTCGATGCTCAGGAGTACctcctgtcctcttcctcttctgagAATGAG GTCTCGGACGATGACTCTTACATCAGTGATGTCAGCGACAGCATCTCCGTGGATACCTACAGCAACGAGGGAGGCAGTGAGAGACACAACTCCG TGAGCAGCGCGCTGACACCGGCCCGTCGGCGCTCCACGCTGCCCTCCACCAGCCCCACCAGCACCGTGAGCCTTTGGAACATCCTGAAGAACAACATTGGCAAGGACCTGTCCAAGGTGGCCATGCCAGTCCAGCTCAATGAGCCGCTCAACACCCTGCAGAGGCTGTGTGAGGAGCTGGAGTACAGCGAGCTGCTGGACACCGCCAACCAGACCCGAGACCCCTACCAGCGCATG GTGTACGTCGCTACATTTGCAATAACTGCATATGCGTCCACGTATCACCGAGCAGGAAGTAAACCCTTCAACCCGGTGCTCGGAGAGACGTACGAGTGTGACAGACCGGATAAAAGCTTCAGGTTTATAGCTGAACAG GTGAGTCATCACCCACCTGTGTCTGCATGCCACTCTGATTCAAGGAACTTCGCCTTTTGGCAAG ATGTTCGATGGAAAAACAAATTCTGGGGCAAATCCATGGAAATTGTTCCCATGGGGACCACACATGTCACACTACCTGC GTTCGGGGACCACTACGAATGGAACAAAGTGACGTCGTGCATTCATAACATCCTGAGCGGCCAGCGCTGGATCGAGCACTACGGAGAGATGTCCATTAAAAATCTAAACAGTGATGCCTGCCAGTGTAAAGTCACGTTTGTCAAG GCGAGATCATGGAGCTCCACAGTGAACGAGATAGAAGGCGTGGTCACCGATTCAAACGGAAAAGTTGTACACTCCATCTTCGGAAAATGGCACGAGTCAGTTTTTCAGGGAGACCCCCCTTTGGCCACGTGCATCTGGAGAGCAA ACCCCATGCCGGTGAACCAAGACCAGTACTATGGCTTCACCCAGTTTGCAGTGGAGTTAAATGAGTTGGACTCCACCCTGAGACCTCTTCtgccccccacagacacacgctTCAGGCCCGACCAGAG ACTCTTGGAGGAGGGAAACGCAGAAGGAGCCGAGGAGCAGAAGCAGAGGATAGAGCGGctccagagggagaggaggaaagtgcTGCAGGACAACAACATGACGCACCAGCCGCGCTTTTTCAA GAAGTCCGATAACGACACGTGGGTGAGCAACAATTCATACTGGGAGCGGCGCCGAGACCCTGGCTTCAGCCAAATGGACTTCCCTCTGTTGTGGTGA
- the LOC119219296 gene encoding oxysterol-binding protein-related protein 3-like isoform X1 — translation MAACTQDSQETRHAAGRRRSARETTMTTPSPTHSDGSGSSKHVRNQVRNQDSWEIVEGLRGVPASTREPDRQEGFLLKRRKWPMKGWHKRYFMLDKGILKYGKRGADLQKGKLHGCIDVGLSVMSIKKKAMCIDLDTEDNIYHLKVKAPELFEEWVSKLRHHRVFRQNEIAMYPNESPLFNPHASSSPSLGDTLRKRATLTKQASVVQQAKVSSWLHSSEDMDKCCKDLEECESYLLELNLLLKSMEVLHRTYSAPAISALQASNYDMPKKEKRPRRWRSKNNGKETKVNLQVPSCISSQSPRLHASNPNLSTTGSNPQEASPESPDSPTNASRLQGDFCLLANNIHTSLKSAFSSLVAERDRMRQTIDRQAPQPAQVVGLKTAYASECPGGSHSLVHQLSNESKASISESISEFFDAQEYLLSSSSSENEVSDDDSYISDVSDSISVDTYSNEGGSERHNSVSSALTPARRRSTLPSTSPTSTVSLWNILKNNIGKDLSKVAMPVQLNEPLNTLQRLCEELEYSELLDTANQTRDPYQRMVYVATFAITAYASTYHRAGSKPFNPVLGETYECDRPDKSFRFIAEQVSHHPPVSACHSDSRNFAFWQDVRWKNKFWGKSMEIVPMGTTHVTLPAFGDHYEWNKVTSCIHNILSGQRWIEHYGEMSIKNLNSDACQCKVTFVKARSWSSTVNEIEGVVTDSNGKVVHSIFGKWHESVFQGDPPLATCIWRANPMPVNQDQYYGFTQFAVELNELDSTLRPLLPPTDTRFRPDQRLLEEGNAEGAEEQKQRIERLQRERRKVLQDNNMTHQPRFFKKSDNDTWVSNNSYWERRRDPGFSQMDFPLLW, via the exons ATGGCAGCTTGTACTCAAGACTCTCAAG AAACGAGACACGCGGCAGGCAGAAGGCGCTCCGCTCGCGAGACCACGATGACGACGCCGTCGCCCACTCACAGTGACGGAAGCGGCTCCTCCAAGCACGTCAGGAACCAGGTCAGGAACCAG GACAGCTGGGAGATTGTGGAGGGGCTCAGGGGGGTTCCTGCCAGCACGCGTGAGCCCGACAGACAGGAGGGCTTCCTGCTCAAGAGGAGGAAGTGGCCCATGAAGGGGTGGCACAAG AGATACTTCATGCTGGATAAAGGCATCTTGAAGTATGGAAAGCGGGGAGCTGAT CTGCAGAAGGGAAAGCTTCACGGCTGCATCGACGTTGGCCTCTCCGTCATGTCGATCAAGAAGAAAGCCATGTGCATCGACCTGGACACGGAGGATAACATCTATCACTTGAAg GTCAAGGCTCCGGAGCTGTTTGAGGAGTGGGTGTCAAAGCTGCGTCATCACCGCGTGTTTCGCCAGAACGAGATCGCCATGTATCCCAACGAGAGTCCCCTCTTCAACCCCCACGcctcgtcctccccctccctcggcgACACCCTGAGAAAG AGGGCTACTCTCACCAAGCAGGCGTCTGTGGTCCAACAGGCGAAGGTCAGTTCTTGGCTGCATTCTTCAGAGGACATGGACAAGTGCTGCAAAG ACTTGGAGGAATGTGAGTCGTACCTGCTGGAACTCAACCTGCTGCTGAAGAGCATGGAGGTCCTCCACCGCACCTACTCCGCCCCGGCCATCAGTGCACTACAA GCTTCTAACTATGACATGcccaaaaaagagaagaggccAAGGAGATGGCGATCCAAAAACAACGGCAAAGAAACCAAAGTCAACCTGCAG GTCCCGAGCTGCATCTCCTCTCAATCCCCTCGTCTGCACGCCTCCAACCCCAATCTCTCCACCACGGGCTCAAACCCCCAGGAGGCCTCCCCCGAATCCCCGGACTCGCCCACGAACGCGTCCCGTCTGCAGGGGGACTTCTGCTTGCTGGCCAACAACA TCCACACCTCTCTGAAATCGGCCTTCAGTTCTCTGGTCGCGGAGAGAGACCGAATGAGGCAAACCATCGACAGGCAGGCACCCCAGCCAGCGCAGGTCGTCGGCCTGAAGACGGCCTATGCCTCG GAATGTCCCGGAGGGTCTCACTCCTTGGTCCACCAGTTGTCCAACGAGAGCAAGGCATCGATCTCCGAGTCGATATCAGAGTTCTTCGATGCTCAGGAGTACctcctgtcctcttcctcttctgagAATGAG GTCTCGGACGATGACTCTTACATCAGTGATGTCAGCGACAGCATCTCCGTGGATACCTACAGCAACGAGGGAGGCAGTGAGAGACACAACTCCG TGAGCAGCGCGCTGACACCGGCCCGTCGGCGCTCCACGCTGCCCTCCACCAGCCCCACCAGCACCGTGAGCCTTTGGAACATCCTGAAGAACAACATTGGCAAGGACCTGTCCAAGGTGGCCATGCCAGTCCAGCTCAATGAGCCGCTCAACACCCTGCAGAGGCTGTGTGAGGAGCTGGAGTACAGCGAGCTGCTGGACACCGCCAACCAGACCCGAGACCCCTACCAGCGCATG GTGTACGTCGCTACATTTGCAATAACTGCATATGCGTCCACGTATCACCGAGCAGGAAGTAAACCCTTCAACCCGGTGCTCGGAGAGACGTACGAGTGTGACAGACCGGATAAAAGCTTCAGGTTTATAGCTGAACAG GTGAGTCATCACCCACCTGTGTCTGCATGCCACTCTGATTCAAGGAACTTCGCCTTTTGGCAAG ATGTTCGATGGAAAAACAAATTCTGGGGCAAATCCATGGAAATTGTTCCCATGGGGACCACACATGTCACACTACCTGC GTTCGGGGACCACTACGAATGGAACAAAGTGACGTCGTGCATTCATAACATCCTGAGCGGCCAGCGCTGGATCGAGCACTACGGAGAGATGTCCATTAAAAATCTAAACAGTGATGCCTGCCAGTGTAAAGTCACGTTTGTCAAG GCGAGATCATGGAGCTCCACAGTGAACGAGATAGAAGGCGTGGTCACCGATTCAAACGGAAAAGTTGTACACTCCATCTTCGGAAAATGGCACGAGTCAGTTTTTCAGGGAGACCCCCCTTTGGCCACGTGCATCTGGAGAGCAA ACCCCATGCCGGTGAACCAAGACCAGTACTATGGCTTCACCCAGTTTGCAGTGGAGTTAAATGAGTTGGACTCCACCCTGAGACCTCTTCtgccccccacagacacacgctTCAGGCCCGACCAGAG ACTCTTGGAGGAGGGAAACGCAGAAGGAGCCGAGGAGCAGAAGCAGAGGATAGAGCGGctccagagggagaggaggaaagtgcTGCAGGACAACAACATGACGCACCAGCCGCGCTTTTTCAA GAAGTCCGATAACGACACGTGGGTGAGCAACAATTCATACTGGGAGCGGCGCCGAGACCCTGGCTTCAGCCAAATGGACTTCCCTCTGTTGTGGTGA